A segment of the Calonectris borealis chromosome 2, bCalBor7.hap1.2, whole genome shotgun sequence genome:
TCAGCAGCAAGGCAGAAATGCAGAATACCATAGAAATGAGCCGGAAACGATTTGACCGTGGGGGGCGAGAAACTATGTCTGGCTCTAGAAGAACAGGTACTAATGGTGCTGGTGCATCAGGTGTTGGAGACATTCCACGTTTAGTCACGGCTTTTCCAAAAGGAATAAGTAAACCTGGTTACGGTCCACCAAATCACCCGGAGGCTGGTTTCCATACCAATGGCACAAGACGTGCTGATATAGGTATGCCTAAATCAAGCTATCAGTCAAGAAAGGATTCTCATCCATTTAACCCAGATGATCTTTACTTATTTCTACGTGGTATACCTTACTCTGCAACAGAAGATGAAGTACGTGCTTTCCTTTCTGGGATACATGTGGATGGAGTGATTCTGATAAAGCATCGCAATGGTTTAAACAATGGTGATTGCTTGGTAAAATTTGCTACGCCTGGTGATGCCTTAGAAGGACTTAAACGTCATAGACAATACATGGGTCAGAGGTTCATAGAAATAAGCCCATCTACAGAGGAACGGTGGATTGAATATGGTGGGAGGGTAGACATGCCAAATGAAATTGATCACTTTTTGTGTGAAGACCGTTCTCCAAGAAGTTCAGGCTACGTGCATTCAAGGAAGCATTCTCATTCAAGATCACCAAGGAGACAACGAACACGTTCTCGTTCACCTCCCAACCAGGAATATTACATACACTTAAGAAATCTATCTACTAATCTGGAGAAGAGAGATTTGAGAGCTTTTTTCCCTGATCTGGATATATGCAGCAAACAAATCAAGCTTCTAACGGATAAGCATCAGAGGAGGACTAGAGATGCCTTTGTGATGTTAAGGAGTGAGAGAGATTATCAGGCTGCTTTGGAATGTCACAGAAAGGTTCTTCTCAATCGTCCTGTTTACATTTTTCCAATTTCAAGAAAGTCAATGTTGAAAATAATTGATTCTTGTGAGAGGAAAAGATCACAGGACAGAGATCATCCTGGACAGGCCATACCAGAAAAAAGTTATAGGGAAGGTCATTCTGGCCCTAAGATGTGTATCTATGTACGGAATTTTCCATTTGATGTGTCAAAAATTGAAGTGCAAAAGTTCTTTGCAAGATTTGATATTGATGAAGATGATATTTACTTGCTCTATGATGAAAAAGGAGTTGGGCTGGGAGAAGCATTAGTGAAGTTCAAATCTGAAGAACAAGCcatgaaagcagaaaatttaAATCGTCGAAGATTCTTGGGAACGGAGGTATTAATAAGACTTATATCTGAAGAGCAGATGCAGAAGTTTGGTGTAACTGTACCATTGTCTGCACCAAATGAAATGCAGAGTCATTCACATCCGTATGACAGAGGTGAGCTTTCCCGTCCAGTTGGTTCACCATCTGGGCCACCACAAGGGCCACCCATGCATTCATTTGGTCCCCCTGGGAACTTCAGGCATCCTTCTGAATTTAGGCACCCCCCTGAGGACTTCATGTGCCCTCCTAAGGATTTTAGAGGTCCGCCACCCCTCATGGATTTTGGTGGTGACAGTGAACCTTTTGGCAGAGCGGAGTTTGGGAATAATAAAATGGGAAGTTTTCCTGAAGGAAGATTTATGCCGGATCCAAATTTCAGTGGTGGTTCTGAACGTGTTGTTCCTATTCGATTGAAAAATTTACCTTTTAAAGCTACTCCTAATGAGATTCTGGATTTTTTCTATGGCTACAGAGTCATACCAGAGTCAGTTTCTGTACAGTACAATGAACAAGGATTACCTTCGGGTGATGCCATCGTTGCTATGACAAACTATGAGGAAGCTATGGCTGCTATTAATGAACTGAATGATAGGCCAATTGGTCCACGGAAAGTTAAGTTGAGCTTGCTGTAAAGGAGGAAAACATGCTCTAGAGTAAAACATTCTAGATTTGACAGTATTGAcggttattttcacttttttaattaCTGGAAGATGCAGAAGAAACAGTTTCCATCAATGGTTGTAAATAATACTAGTTCAGTTGTTTAGCTCTTGGTTGAAATATCTGTATGGTTAAGATATGAGAACTGTATTGTGCCTACTTCTTGAGAAGAGCCCAGAAATTCTGGAGGACATTGAATGTCTGACGTCAAGGTATAAAGGCATGGAGTTGtaatgctttggggtttttttcagtttggtttaatTCCATGTCTCATGACTTTGCATCAAATAAAAATGGAACTGCTGGTTGATTGACCACACAAACGGTTCAAATAGAAGAACTTCAGTTCTAATGCTACTGCATTAGTAGATAACGCTTCTTACTGAGGTTAgcttaataaaattataaaatgactgatttttttttttttgtgtaaactgTTCAGGTTTTGTTGGGTTTCATGTGGTTGCAGGCATttctattaaaagaagaaaaaagagcttCCTGTTCACATTAGCTggctttgcaacttttttttaaataaaaaagaaattgccaTTAAATGTGTGTCTTATATTTAAAACTTGTTAATGATCTCTActatcatgctcagcatacatgGGTCTTGGTCAGAATGATGCTGGCTGCTTCCTCTGGAAAGAGTGAACTTATTACAGTATGTCAACACAGCAATGAATACATAGTTTACAAAGACTGCAAAATCTCTATTAATCAGTTGGATAGGCTTTCTTGTTCTCCTTACTCACTGTAGTACCTTGAGGCAGAAAATGAACCTTGGAATTAGATCAAGAATTCTGACTTCAGCCTGAGCTTTTGGAGTGGTCTTTGTTTTATCTCCACATGCTTGTAATATGAATATTAACTTGCTAATGATGTCTGGATGCATTCCAGGTCAATCTCTGATTAGTTTTAACTAACATCTGTCACTGGCAACCAAGCTGACAACCAACTACGTTATTTTCttatgtaagaaaataaatgcttatgTCAGTATTTAGAATGCTTTGATTGGTTTGGTACCAGCATGTTTAAATTTTAGGAAGAAATAAGCACTAGCCTGTTTGAGGAAAACCTGCATCTTGAACAGTCAGGCTTAGTAGGAAGCTTTGGTTGTGTGGATGATGACTTTCTACCATTGTTGACATTGCAACAAGATAATACTTGGAGTACTAAA
Coding sequences within it:
- the RBM12B gene encoding RNA-binding protein 12B, which produces MAVVIRLQGLPVVAGPADIRRFFLGLNIPDGGVHIIGGEIGEAFIIFATDEDARRAMSCSGGFIKDSRIELFLSSKAEMQNTIEMSRKRFDRGGRETMSGSRRTGTNGAGASGVGDIPRLVTAFPKGISKPGYGPPNHPEAGFHTNGTRRADIGMPKSSYQSRKDSHPFNPDDLYLFLRGIPYSATEDEVRAFLSGIHVDGVILIKHRNGLNNGDCLVKFATPGDALEGLKRHRQYMGQRFIEISPSTEERWIEYGGRVDMPNEIDHFLCEDRSPRSSGYVHSRKHSHSRSPRRQRTRSRSPPNQEYYIHLRNLSTNLEKRDLRAFFPDLDICSKQIKLLTDKHQRRTRDAFVMLRSERDYQAALECHRKVLLNRPVYIFPISRKSMLKIIDSCERKRSQDRDHPGQAIPEKSYREGHSGPKMCIYVRNFPFDVSKIEVQKFFARFDIDEDDIYLLYDEKGVGLGEALVKFKSEEQAMKAENLNRRRFLGTEVLIRLISEEQMQKFGVTVPLSAPNEMQSHSHPYDRGELSRPVGSPSGPPQGPPMHSFGPPGNFRHPSEFRHPPEDFMCPPKDFRGPPPLMDFGGDSEPFGRAEFGNNKMGSFPEGRFMPDPNFSGGSERVVPIRLKNLPFKATPNEILDFFYGYRVIPESVSVQYNEQGLPSGDAIVAMTNYEEAMAAINELNDRPIGPRKVKLSLL